From a single Deltaproteobacteria bacterium genomic region:
- the ahcY gene encoding adenosylhomocysteinase: protein MDYDVKDLKLSNEGKLRVQWAAEEMPVLALIQERFKKEKPLKGMTIAACLHVTTETANLAITLKEGGATVAVCASNPLSTQDDSASYLVKEHNISVFAIKGEDTKTYYNHINSALDMAPHITMDDGADLVSILHKDRREKLVDVIGGTEETTTGVIRLRSMAENGVLEYPIVAVNDADTKHFFDNRYGTGQSTLDGIIRATNRLISGTTFVVCGYGWCGKGLAMRARGMGANVVVTEIDELAALEAVMDGFRVMPIAEAAKIGDFFCTVTGNLNVIRKEHFPKMKDGAIISNSGHFNVELDLPGLAEISTGKRQVREYVEEYNLKDGKRINVLGDGRLINLAAAEGHPSSVMDMSFANQALCAEYVVKNAKSLENKVYDVPREVDQAVARMKLKAKGIKIDTLTPEQKKYLSSWEMGT, encoded by the coding sequence ATGGATTACGACGTGAAAGATTTAAAACTCTCTAATGAAGGAAAGCTTAGAGTCCAGTGGGCGGCTGAGGAAATGCCCGTACTGGCTCTGATTCAGGAAAGATTCAAGAAAGAAAAGCCGCTCAAGGGAATGACAATAGCGGCCTGTCTGCATGTGACAACAGAAACAGCGAATCTGGCTATCACGCTTAAAGAGGGAGGCGCGACTGTAGCCGTATGCGCGTCCAACCCGCTCAGCACCCAGGACGATTCAGCGTCTTATCTCGTAAAAGAGCACAACATTTCCGTATTCGCAATAAAGGGTGAGGACACCAAAACATATTACAATCATATTAACAGCGCGCTAGATATGGCGCCGCACATTACTATGGATGACGGAGCCGACCTCGTATCGATACTCCACAAGGACAGAAGGGAGAAGCTCGTTGACGTGATCGGGGGCACCGAGGAAACGACTACGGGCGTAATCCGGTTGAGGAGCATGGCGGAAAACGGCGTGCTTGAATATCCTATCGTAGCTGTAAACGACGCCGATACGAAGCACTTTTTCGACAACAGGTACGGAACGGGCCAGAGCACCCTGGACGGAATCATAAGGGCCACGAACAGACTCATTTCGGGCACCACTTTCGTAGTCTGCGGTTACGGGTGGTGCGGCAAGGGACTCGCGATGAGAGCCCGCGGAATGGGAGCGAACGTAGTGGTTACCGAGATAGACGAGCTTGCGGCGCTCGAAGCCGTAATGGACGGGTTCAGGGTAATGCCCATCGCCGAAGCCGCAAAGATAGGTGACTTCTTCTGCACCGTAACGGGAAATTTAAACGTCATAAGAAAAGAACACTTCCCCAAGATGAAGGATGGAGCCATAATATCCAATTCCGGTCATTTCAATGTCGAGCTCGACCTGCCCGGACTGGCCGAAATATCCACTGGGAAGCGCCAGGTCAGGGAATACGTGGAGGAGTACAATCTCAAGGACGGAAAACGGATTAACGTGCTTGGAGACGGAAGACTCATAAATCTGGCCGCCGCCGAGGGGCATCCATCGAGCGTTATGGATATGAGCTTCGCCAACCAGGCCCTTTGCGCCGAGTATGTTGTCAAAAACGCGAAAAGCCTTGAGAATAAAGTATATGACGTGCCGAGGGAAGTCGATCAGGCTGTGGCCAGGATGAAGCTCAAGGCCAAAGGCATAAAGATAGACACACTAACCCCGGAGCAGAAAAAGTATCTGAGCTCATGGGAAATGGGCACATGA
- the xerD gene encoding site-specific tyrosine recombinase XerD has translation MDALLDSFLTYLVVEKGLSENTLESYGRDVRKFADFVKKNDIESVEAIKYNNILDFLSYSKEQGFSATTIVRSIVSIKQFFKYLRMEKILTEDPTAHIRTPRMKKSIPGVISLNEVERILAAPDESLPEGLRDAAMLEVLYATGIRVSELIGLKLNDVNFEHGFVVVYGKGSKERIVPMGDKARNKLLDYLRDSRPALLKSREAKALFVTRRGKGMTRQGFWKIIKHRALTAGISKKISPHTLRHSFATHLLERGADLRTIQVMLGHSDISTTQIYTHVESERLKEIHKKYHPRS, from the coding sequence ATGGACGCACTCTTGGACTCTTTTCTCACATACCTGGTGGTTGAAAAGGGACTCTCGGAAAACACGCTTGAATCCTACGGAAGAGATGTAAGAAAATTTGCCGATTTCGTAAAGAAGAATGACATCGAATCCGTAGAAGCGATAAAGTACAATAACATTCTGGATTTTCTCTCTTACAGTAAGGAGCAGGGTTTCAGCGCAACCACCATAGTAAGAAGCATCGTATCCATAAAGCAGTTCTTCAAGTATCTCAGGATGGAGAAAATTCTAACGGAAGACCCGACGGCCCACATTCGCACGCCCAGAATGAAAAAGAGCATTCCGGGCGTGATATCACTAAATGAGGTTGAGAGGATCCTTGCCGCCCCTGATGAATCTTTGCCGGAAGGTCTGAGAGACGCGGCGATGCTCGAGGTTTTATACGCGACCGGCATACGCGTATCCGAGCTCATAGGGCTCAAACTAAACGACGTAAATTTCGAACACGGTTTCGTCGTGGTTTACGGAAAGGGCTCAAAAGAAAGAATCGTCCCCATGGGGGACAAGGCCAGGAACAAATTACTCGACTATCTCCGGGATTCGAGACCGGCGCTGCTAAAATCAAGAGAGGCGAAAGCCCTCTTTGTAACCCGCAGGGGAAAGGGGATGACCCGCCAGGGCTTCTGGAAGATAATAAAACACCGCGCTTTAACTGCCGGCATCTCAAAGAAAATCAGTCCCCATACACTGAGACACTCTTTCGCCACGCACCTGCTCGAGCGCGGAGCCGACCTGAGGACAATACAGGTAATGCTCGGACACTCGGATATTTCGACCACCCAGATATATACCCATGTGGAGAGCGAGAGGCTTAAGGAGATTCATAAAAAATACCACCCGAGATCGTAA
- a CDS encoding site-2 protease family protein has translation MNFDFLKNIDLILIQAPVILLSLTVHEYFHGWTANKLGDPTAKMQGRLTLNPIAHLDIFGTILMFLVGFGWAKPVPINPRNFKDPKKDTILVAVAGPLSNLAMAIGAGLLLRYIVPKMITGEVGSEGIYSILTIMLILTLIYGIALAVFNMIPIPPLDGSRILYGVLPDNYAYAYSRFEPYGVIFLFALFIFGGGIFKYLLYPVSFITISLSGYSYGTLWGIIEALLR, from the coding sequence ATGAATTTTGACTTTCTGAAAAATATAGACCTGATTCTGATCCAGGCCCCTGTAATACTCCTGTCACTCACCGTGCACGAGTATTTCCACGGCTGGACAGCGAACAAGCTCGGAGACCCGACTGCCAAGATGCAGGGAAGGCTCACTCTCAACCCCATCGCCCACCTCGATATATTCGGCACCATACTCATGTTCCTGGTCGGGTTCGGATGGGCCAAACCCGTACCCATTAACCCGAGGAATTTCAAAGACCCCAAAAAGGATACTATTCTCGTAGCCGTAGCGGGTCCCCTGTCGAACCTGGCGATGGCTATAGGCGCGGGACTGCTTCTAAGATACATCGTGCCTAAAATGATCACGGGCGAGGTCGGCTCGGAGGGCATCTATTCCATATTAACTATTATGCTTATTCTGACCCTGATTTACGGTATCGCGCTCGCGGTATTCAACATGATCCCGATACCGCCTCTTGACGGATCGAGAATACTATACGGAGTGCTTCCGGACAATTACGCATACGCATACAGCAGGTTCGAACCCTACGGGGTCATATTCCTCTTCGCTCTGTTTATTTTCGGCGGGGGCATATTCAAATATCTTCTGTACCCCGTATCTTTTATTACTATCTCACTTTCGGGTTA